A single Oncorhynchus mykiss isolate Arlee chromosome 24, USDA_OmykA_1.1, whole genome shotgun sequence DNA region contains:
- the zgc:162730 gene encoding mRNA decay activator protein ZFP36, translated as MSDMIDDIITRNLINLGLDEPFIQQQIQPMAPRLNSSTSFFSPKRHSLSSEQLNDDTPWPLDIWSKMAPSKQQVSFRPDRSMSLTESNILSFGKMKTLDEVPPPPGFPPLNNPTPLPSNRYKTELCRSFQENGSCKYGSKCQFAHGEPELRGLYRHPKYKTEACRTFYNFGYCPYGARCHFIHEEKLTPLTQKFHNQALADQNPRQLRQSVSFAGFMGSRSSPPPALHDPLGFTRAPSVSPPPADILSPVFNDTQRSTFQFCQSRPSVGDIHNIPMIVEPQKPSRCVCGHGNNFPNTLNKSYAMEDRNNVYITQPNLQRFSSEDSLSDRDSYTSTGSTSGSESPTFDGAGNKRLTVFARLSLSD; from the exons ATGTCCGATATGATCGACGATATTATCACGAGG AATCTGATCAATCTTGGTTTAGATGAACCATTCATCCAGCAACAAATTCAACCAATGGCACCTCGTCTCAACAGTTCAACTTCGTTCTTCTCACCAAAGAGACATAGTCTAAGCTCTGAGCAACTGAACGATGATACCCCCTGGCCACTTGACATTTGGAGCAAGATGGCTCCAAGTAAACAACAAGTTTCCTTCAGACCTGACCGCTCCATGAGTCTAACCGAATCCAATATCCTCTCCTTCGGTAAAATGAAGACCCTGGATGAAGTGCCTCCACCGCCTGGATTTCCTCCCCTGAACAACCCTACACCTCTCCCTTCCAACCGTTACAAAACCGAACTGTGCCGTAGCTTCCAGGAGAACGGAAGCTGTAAATATGGGAGCAAGTGTCAGTTTGCCCATGGAGAGCCTGAGCTGCGCGGTTTGTACAGGCACCCAAAATACAAAACGGAGGCCTGTCGCACCTTTTACAACTTTGGCTACTGCCCATATGGAGCCCGCTGTCACTTCATTCACGAAGAGAAACTCACCCCCTTGACCCAAAAGTTCCACAACCAAGCACTTGCTGATCAGAACCCACGTCAGCTCCGTCAGAGCGTCAGTTTCGCAGGTTTCATGGGATCACGCAGCTCTCCTCCCCCTGCGCTCCACGACCCCCTTGGCTTCACCCGTGCGCCCTCGGTGTCACCACCCCCTGCGGACATTCTCTCCCCAGTGTTCAATGACACCCAACGCAGCACATTTCAGTTTTGTCAGAGCCGACCCAGTGTTGGTGACATCCACAACATCCCTATGATAGTTGAGCCACAGAAGCCCTCACGCTGCGTTTGTGGCCACGGAAATAACTTCCCAAACACTCTGAACAAATCTTACGCTATGGAGGACCGCAACAATGTCTACATCACCCAGCCAAACCTCCAGCGCTTCTCTTCTGAAGATTCCCTCTCAGATCGGGATAGTTACACCAGCACAGGCAGCACCAGCGGGTCAGAGTCCCCCACCTTTGATGGGGCTGGCAACAAGCGCCTCACCGTCTTTGCGCGACTGTCACTCTCTGACTAG